The Desertifilum tharense IPPAS B-1220 region CGGATTCTCTCAGGACTTAATTCAACTTGACGTTCATTCTTAAGAATTACAGATAATTGCTTGCTGTTATAAGTTCTGGGTTGACTATCACAACAATCTTCGAGATATTCTATATCTTCTTGTTTCCAAGTTCTTTTTCTTCCCGAACGCCGAATATCTTCTAACCCTTCATAACCTTGAAGTATCCATCTTTGAATTGTTCTCCTAACCGTATTTGGTGCCCAATTCATCCATGAAGCAATTTGATTAACACTCCAACCTAATGCATTTAAGCGTATGACTTCTGCTCTTTTTCGAGTTCTTTCTGGAATGTTGAGATTGTAAGTTAACTTTGAGAGTTCTTCCTCTTCCGGCTCAGTTAGCCGAATTTTTAAGCGAGCTGGCATAAAGCGATCGCACCTGGATAACTACTTTTTCTATTTTACACTTAATTAAGACCACCTACTTA contains the following coding sequences:
- a CDS encoding helix-turn-helix domain-containing protein, producing MPARLKIRLTEPEEEELSKLTYNLNIPERTRKRAEVIRLNALGWSVNQIASWMNWAPNTVRRTIQRWILQGYEGLEDIRRSGRKRTWKQEDIEYLEDCCDSQPRTYNSKQLSVILKNERQVELSPERIRKILKKRAENGNEQKSVQDLTRTPSIKQQRKQI